From Fulvivirga lutea:
GTCCTTGGAACAGATTTTCTAAACCTCATTCTGAGCCTCAGTTTGAACCTCACCATGATTTAAAAGAGATGACTAAATCAGATTGGGAGGAAATGACAGAAGAAGTATTTCGGAAAGTCTTTAAAAAATCAGCAGTAAAGAGAACGAAGTTTAACGGGCTACAAAGGAATATTAAATTCAATTCCCAGAAAAGTTAATGGGTAAAGCACCGCTGCAATACTAGCTGATGTGATTCTCCATAATTAAAATAGCACCATTTTCTGAGTTCTTCAATTTCTTCTGCTACCAATGATTTTATGGCTTTTTTCAATTCCTTTTCAAAAAGCTTCAGGTCAAAACTTACTTTATCGAGAATTGTCTTAAAATATTCTAGCATGATTGATATGGTATTCTGATTGATTTATCAAAATTAACAACCTTTAATAAAGTATTCGTTAATGCATTATTAAGATTGCCATACATTTGTACGTTAGTAACGATAAGAAGGATTCAAAGAGATATGAAGAGTTGGATATTTACATTTTGTTTTGTCTTAACCGGACTATGTTCAAAAGTTATAGCTCAGGAGATTGATGTTAAGTTAGGACCCAACGAAATCGGTGAAAATCAGGCCTGGACAATAACCATCACTGTATCTAACGAGCGATTGCAGAGCTATGATGATTTCCCTGATATTGAAGGATTTCAAAAAAGAGGGACTTCTTCATCCTCCAGTACGCAAATAATCAATGGCCAGATATCATCATCGCAAAGTATTACCATGACCTATGTGCCACAGCGACAAGGGCAGGTAAATGTACCAGCATTCACGATGACAGTAAATGGAAAGAAAATTTCTTCACCCGGTACCACCGTAAAAGTGGGCGCACCAGTACAACGCCAAAGAAGCCGGGATCCTTTCAGAAGTTTATTTGACAGAGACCCTTTTGATGATTTTGGTGGTCGTGGAGAAACTGAATTTATAGATATTGATGAAGATGCTTTTCTAGCGCTTACCACTAATAAAAAAGAAATTTATGTTGGTGAAGGAGTTACGGCTACATTATCATTCTTTGTTGCAGAAAGCAACAGAGCGCCATTGCAGTTTTACGAGTTGGGTAAACAACTATCAGGGATATTAAAAGACTTGCGCCCAGAAAACTGTTGGGAAGAGAATTTTAATATCGAAAACATCAATGGTGAGTCAGTTGAAATTAATAGAAAGCGATATACTCAGTATAAAATTTATCAAGGGGCTTTTTATCCACTGAATGCTGAGAACATTAATTTCCCTCAAGTTGGATTAGAAATGATTAAGTATAAGGTTGCTAGAAACCCTTCATTCTTTGGCCAGAACAGGCAGGAAGATTTTAAGACATTCTATTCAAAGCCAAAAACAGTAAAAGTCAAACAACTTCCTCCACACCCACTCAAGGATCAGGTGGCTGTAGGTGATTACCATTTATCTGAGGATATTAATCAAACGGAGACCGAAACGGGCCAGAGCTTTTCTTATCAATTTGGTATATATGGTGAGGGCAATGTATCTGCGGTAAATAAACCAATGATAGACTCTGACAATAATTTCGATTTTTATGAACCAAACGTCACCCAAAATATAAATAGAAGAGGCGGCAGAGTTACAGGTTCTAAATCCTTTAGCTATTATGGTATTCCAAAAGAGCCGGGAGAATATAAACTGGGCGATTACTTTCAGTGGGTTTTCTTCAATCCAAACAACGGCAAATACGATACGCTGAAATCAGAAAAGGTACTCAGTGTGATTGGTGAGAGTAAGAAGAATGAATCAATTCAATCTAATGATCTAGGGTCTTTCTATGATGAAATAGAATTTGCAGATAATACACTGGAAAGTCTCGATAATGACGATTGGATTCAATTATTGGCCAACCTTTTAATTTTAGGTATGTTAGTAACCTCTGCGGTAATATTCTTAAAGAAATAACTAACAATTAACTAAGTCGTGGGAAATTCATTCGGTCAACTTTTTAAAATCACAACATTTGGAGAGTCTCATGGTGCAGCGATTGGTGTTACCATTGATGGGTGTCCGGCAGGCATTCAGTTAGATGAAAAATTCATTCAATCGGAATTGGATAGAAGGAAACCGGGACAATCCAAAATAACCACCCAAAGAAAAGAAGAAGATAAGTTTGAAATTTTATCGGGAGTTTTTGAAGGCAGAAGTACGGGAATGCCAATTGCCATTTTAATCCGTAATAAAGATGCGAAGAGCAAAGATTATTCTCATATAGCAGATAAATTCAGGCCCTCTCATGCAGACTATACCTACGAGAAAAAGTATGGCTTGCGAGATTACCGTGGTGGAGGTAGAAGTTCGGCCAGAGAAACCGCAGCCAGAGTTGCTGCCGGAGCAATAGCGAAACTCTTTTTGAAAAGTATTGGTGTAGATGTAAATGCCTATGTTTCGAAGGTTGGAGATGTATCAGCACCTCATTACACCCAACTAGATATATCCAAAACTGAGAGTAATATCGTTCGTTGCCCGGATCAGAAAACGGCCGATAGAATGATTGAGTTAATCGACTCAGTGCGTAAAGATCAGGATACTATAGGTGGGGTGGTTACTGGAATTATTAAAGGAACTCCTGTGGGACTTGGTGAGCCGGTTTTTGACAAGCTGCATGCCGAGCTTGGTAAGGCAATGCTAAGTATAAATGCGGTGAAAGGTTTTGAATATGGTAGTGGCTTTCATGGAACAACTATGAGAGGGTCTCAGCATAATGATGAATATATAAAAGAAGGAAATCAGGTAAAGACAAAAACTAATCACTCCGGAGGAATACAAGGGGGAATTTCCAATGGAGAAGATATTTACTTTAATGTAGCCTTCAAACCTGTGGCCACGATAATGAAGGATCAGCAGAGCGTAGATAAAGAGGGAAATGAAGTAACCGTTTCTGGCAAGGGAAGGCACGATCCATGTGTTGTTCCTCGCGCAGTGCCTATTGTGGAGGCTATGGCAGCACTAGTTATTGCTGACTTTTATATGATAGGCCAATCGGGTAAATTGCGCTAATTTTTAAAATATGAAGAACTTACCATTACATACTAAGATCATATTAGGGCTTGTAGCAGGAATTATTTGGGCTTTTGTCTCAAGTTATTTAGGCTGGAATGAGTTTACAATTGATTGGATTGATCCATTTGGGACAATTTTTATAAGACTTCTGAAATACATAGCCGTGCCATTGGTATTGTTCTCAATCATTTCAGGTGTTTCTTCACTCACAGATATTTCAAAATTAGGTAGGCTCGGTGCCAAAACACTTATTTTATATTTGACTACCACATTAATAGCAGTAGGTGTAGGTTTAATATTGGTAAATACTGTTAAGCCGGGTGCCATGCTGGATGAAGAACAGCGCATAAAAAACAGAATATCCTACGAAAAATGGGTGCAAGATACTCCCGGTGTTCCTCAACCGCGCGATGGCAGAAACTTTTTAGAAGACCCAAATCTTCGCTCTAAGGTTGAAGAAGTGATTAGCGAAAGTGAACTCAAAAAAATGGACGCAAAAAATGCTTCCATTGAAGACAAAATGAGTACGGCTGAAAAGACTAAACAAAAAAGCCCATTGACTTTTATCGTGGAGATGGTGCCTGAAAATGTAGTGTTGGCCATCTCGGATAACGGGCTTATGCTTCAGGTAATATTCTTCGCCATATTCTTTGGAATAACACTTGTGTTAATTCCCGCAGAACAGGCCAAGCCTGTGATAGATTTTGTAAATAGTATTAATGCTGTGTTCCTAAAGATGGTGGATATGGTAATGAAAGCTGCGCCATTTTTTGTATTTGCCCTGCTCGCTGGGGTGATAGCTAAAATGGCAGATACACCAGCGGAAGTTTTTGAGATATTTAAAGGGCTAGGTTCTTACTCATTAACTTTGGTAGCGGGTTTATTTTTTATGGTGTTCGTCTTTTATCCATTGATAATTACAGCATTCATTAAAAAATTATCTTACAAAGAGTTTTTTAAGAACATAAGCCCGGCCCAGTTTTTGGCATTTTCAACAAGCTCAAGTGCAGCAACACTACCGGTTACAATGGAGTGTATTGAAGATAATATGGGTGTATCCAAAAACATCAGCAGCTTTGTGTTGCCTATTGGTGCAACAGTAAATATGGACGGTACAAGTTTGTACCAGGCTGTAGCTGTAATATTTATGGCGCAAATGCACATGGTAGACTTATCCTTGGGTCAACAATTAACGATAGTTTTAACGGCTACATTAGCTTCCATTGGCGCAGCTGCTACACCAAGTGCTGGTTTAGTAATGATGATTATTGTACTACAATCGGTAGGGTTAAATCCTGCATGGATAGCAATTATATTTCCTGTAGATCGAATCTTAGATATGTGCCGTACGGTTGTGAATGTTACAGGTGACGCTACAGTTTCGACCCTTGTGGCGAAATCAGAAGGAGAATTGAGTAAATATTAAATACCACGAACTAATCTGATCGGATTTTGTTTTTGATCTAAATTGAAATTTTATGCAATCAACGAGTATACAATCGACAAGAGCTGTTAACATTTACATGGAGGCCAACCCGAATCCTAACTCCTTAAAATTTGTAGCGAATTTTATGTTGCTACCCGATGGTGTTAGTTTAGATTTTCCAAATGTTGAGGAAGCATCTAACTCGCCTTTAGCGCAAGAGCTTTTTAAATTAGATTTTGTTGATCGCGTGTTCTTTATGGCCAATTTCGTTACAGTTACCAAAAAGGAGGACATTGATTGGATTGAGGTACGAGATAAAGTAAAGGAGATTATCAAAAATTATCTTGAAGCCGGAAAGAGAGTAGTTGAAGAAATTAATGATGCCAACGAAATCAATGAAAATGATTCGGAGACAGTAAAAAAAATCAAAGGCATTTTAGATGAATATATTAGACCTGCCGTAGAGCAAGACGGTGGCGCCATCACCTTCCATTCTTTCGAAAATGGCATTCTTAAGGTTTTATTACAAGGTTCTTGCAGCGGCTGTCCTTCGTCAACAGTTACCTTAAAAGCGGGTATCGAAAATCTGATGAAACGTATGCTTCCAGAGGTTCAATCAGTTGAGGCTGAAGGCGTTTAAGGCTTTATTCTGCCAATCGTTAAATTGTAAATATTCTTCTTTGTAGTTATCTTGGTTACCGTTTATTAAATTACACGTGTAATTACTTTTTTCATGCAAGAAACAAGTGCAATACCCCAAGATAAAATTCAACCTTTCCACAATAAAGTTCATGAAGAAGCTGATGGAATAGTACGCTATTTCATTTATGGCTTTTTCTTCCTGGGCATTGGCCTGTCAGTATTTTATGACACGTATATTTTGGCGTTTGTCATGGGAGCAATTTCCTTAGGCATATATTTAGGAGCCAGGTCATTAATTGGTGGTACTATTTGGTTCAGACTCATTGTTAGTTTGCTCCTTTGGAATTTTGCTGTTCAGTTTATTCTCCAAATGCATGGAATGTACGAAATGCATTTTTTCTATTTCATTGGGCTTACTGTACTTCTCTTCTATGAAGATTGGCGCGTTCTTGTACCGCTTATAGCCTACGCAGTATTTACATTTCTATACTTATTCTATAGCCAAATGTCAGGCGGTGAGTTAAATGGCATGTTAGAGAACATACCGGAACTGACTTACAAAAATGTAATTCTACACTTGGGCTTGTTATTGTTTTACGGTGCATTATGTATTCTGTGGGCAAATTTACAGAAAGGGCAAACCAGAGAATCAGGAATTAATAACATGCAAATGCAAGATCAGTTAAGCCTGATGGATACTAACATCAACTTTGCCAACAGCATTAGTAAAGGAAATTTGGCCGCAGAATATGCCGCTGAAAAAGCAGATAAACTGGGCGAGTCGCTCATGAATATGCGTGATAGTTTGGTAGAAGCAGCCGAGCGTGAGTCAAAAGAAAAATTTGTAAATGTTGGATTAGCATCCATTGGAGAGATTCTTAGAAATAACACTGATAACCTTGAAGAGCTATGCGATCAGGTAATTCAGAATTTAGTGAAATACATGCGTGCCAATCAGGGCGGTATTTTCATTCTGCAGAAGGATGAGAATAACGATGAAAGCTACTTGCAATTAATGGCGTGCCGCGCATATGAAAGAAAGAAATACTTAGAGAAGCGCATTGAGCTTGGACAGGGATTAATCGGGCAGGCAGCAATAGAACGAAAGACTATTGTGATGACCGATGTGCCTGATCATTATATTAGCATTACTTCAGGTTTAGGTATTGCCAACCCGAACAGTTTGGTGCTGGTGCCACTAAAATCTAATGAAGAAATTGTTGGGGTTATAGAATTAGCTTCATTTGATGTTTTTACGGATAATGACATTGAATTCTTAGAAAAGGTGGGTGAAAGCATTGCTTCTACAATAATTTCAGCGCAAACAAATCAGCAAACCAAAGAATTGCTTGAGCAATCAAGACAAATGACTGAAGAGATGCAGTCGCAAGAGGAGGAGATGCGCCAGAATATGGAGGAGATGCAGGCTACTCAGGAAGAGATGGGTAGAACACAGAGGGAATTGGGTGAAAAAGAGGCAAATCTAAATGCCTTAATCAACAATACAACGGACTCTATTATTACGATGGATAGGAACTATAAGATTCTTATCATGAACAGGGTTGTAAAAGAAAGATACAAAGGCACTCAGTATGAAGATATGAGGGAAGGTGCCAATGCCTTGGATATGTTGGGCGATGTACGTGATGAGTGGAAAGGTTACTACGACAGGGCTTTAGCAGGTGAGGCTCTGGATTTTGTTTTAAAAAGCTCTGTACAAGGTGAGGACACTTATCGTGAGTACTTTATCAATCCAATAAAAGACGATAACGGCTATATCTTAGGGGTTTCTGTATTCTCAAGAGATGTAACCGATAAAAAACAGTTTGAAATAGCAGTTCAGCAAAAAAGCTCTGTGCTAGATGCCATGGTAAACAATACAGATAATACCTATTTTGCTATGGATGTTGATTACAATATTATCTATGCAAATAAGACGCTTAAAGATAGATTTAAAGCCAATGGCCTTGAGCTGAGTGAGGGAATGAGTATACTGGATGTACTTTCAGGGGATGCACTAAAAACCTGGAAAGAACGATATGCCAAGACACTTAATGGAGAAGAATTGAGGTTTAAAGAGGATCGTCCTGTGGGAGATAAAGTACTTAAAATAATAACTGAGTGTTTCCCTGTTAGGGATCAAAAGGGCGCAATCATTGGTGCTGCGGTTATTTCAAAAGATGTTACCTCAGAAGAACGAGCAAAGGAAAAAGTAGAAGAATTGACAGCTGAGATCGAGAAGTTGAAAGGTAAGTAGTCTTACTTCTCCACAATCAAAAACAAATCAAGAGCTTTATCAGCATCATCCTGAAGTAAATAATCAGTGTGATGAATTTCATTTACCAGCGAATCATTGCTTGATTTAAGCTTATTTCTGTTAAATCTATTGAGAATGTCGTAAGGAATTCTCAGCAATGGAGCGGGCAATCGGTATTGCAAATTTAGAATGTCAAATCGGGTGATTTTCTCTACGGACTTTCTGTTTTTCTCATGATATTCCATCACCTTTTCATTACCGCCAATACCTTTCATCTCTACCT
This genomic window contains:
- a CDS encoding GAF domain-containing protein, with amino-acid sequence MQETSAIPQDKIQPFHNKVHEEADGIVRYFIYGFFFLGIGLSVFYDTYILAFVMGAISLGIYLGARSLIGGTIWFRLIVSLLLWNFAVQFILQMHGMYEMHFFYFIGLTVLLFYEDWRVLVPLIAYAVFTFLYLFYSQMSGGELNGMLENIPELTYKNVILHLGLLLFYGALCILWANLQKGQTRESGINNMQMQDQLSLMDTNINFANSISKGNLAAEYAAEKADKLGESLMNMRDSLVEAAERESKEKFVNVGLASIGEILRNNTDNLEELCDQVIQNLVKYMRANQGGIFILQKDENNDESYLQLMACRAYERKKYLEKRIELGQGLIGQAAIERKTIVMTDVPDHYISITSGLGIANPNSLVLVPLKSNEEIVGVIELASFDVFTDNDIEFLEKVGESIASTIISAQTNQQTKELLEQSRQMTEEMQSQEEEMRQNMEEMQATQEEMGRTQRELGEKEANLNALINNTTDSIITMDRNYKILIMNRVVKERYKGTQYEDMREGANALDMLGDVRDEWKGYYDRALAGEALDFVLKSSVQGEDTYREYFINPIKDDNGYILGVSVFSRDVTDKKQFEIAVQQKSSVLDAMVNNTDNTYFAMDVDYNIIYANKTLKDRFKANGLELSEGMSILDVLSGDALKTWKERYAKTLNGEELRFKEDRPVGDKVLKIITECFPVRDQKGAIIGAAVISKDVTSEERAKEKVEELTAEIEKLKGK
- a CDS encoding dicarboxylate/amino acid:cation symporter → MKNLPLHTKIILGLVAGIIWAFVSSYLGWNEFTIDWIDPFGTIFIRLLKYIAVPLVLFSIISGVSSLTDISKLGRLGAKTLILYLTTTLIAVGVGLILVNTVKPGAMLDEEQRIKNRISYEKWVQDTPGVPQPRDGRNFLEDPNLRSKVEEVISESELKKMDAKNASIEDKMSTAEKTKQKSPLTFIVEMVPENVVLAISDNGLMLQVIFFAIFFGITLVLIPAEQAKPVIDFVNSINAVFLKMVDMVMKAAPFFVFALLAGVIAKMADTPAEVFEIFKGLGSYSLTLVAGLFFMVFVFYPLIITAFIKKLSYKEFFKNISPAQFLAFSTSSSAATLPVTMECIEDNMGVSKNISSFVLPIGATVNMDGTSLYQAVAVIFMAQMHMVDLSLGQQLTIVLTATLASIGAAATPSAGLVMMIIVLQSVGLNPAWIAIIFPVDRILDMCRTVVNVTGDATVSTLVAKSEGELSKY
- a CDS encoding NifU family protein is translated as MQSTSIQSTRAVNIYMEANPNPNSLKFVANFMLLPDGVSLDFPNVEEASNSPLAQELFKLDFVDRVFFMANFVTVTKKEDIDWIEVRDKVKEIIKNYLEAGKRVVEEINDANEINENDSETVKKIKGILDEYIRPAVEQDGGAITFHSFENGILKVLLQGSCSGCPSSTVTLKAGIENLMKRMLPEVQSVEAEGV
- the aroC gene encoding chorismate synthase, producing the protein MGNSFGQLFKITTFGESHGAAIGVTIDGCPAGIQLDEKFIQSELDRRKPGQSKITTQRKEEDKFEILSGVFEGRSTGMPIAILIRNKDAKSKDYSHIADKFRPSHADYTYEKKYGLRDYRGGGRSSARETAARVAAGAIAKLFLKSIGVDVNAYVSKVGDVSAPHYTQLDISKTESNIVRCPDQKTADRMIELIDSVRKDQDTIGGVVTGIIKGTPVGLGEPVFDKLHAELGKAMLSINAVKGFEYGSGFHGTTMRGSQHNDEYIKEGNQVKTKTNHSGGIQGGISNGEDIYFNVAFKPVATIMKDQQSVDKEGNEVTVSGKGRHDPCVVPRAVPIVEAMAALVIADFYMIGQSGKLR
- a CDS encoding BatD family protein, with the translated sequence MKSWIFTFCFVLTGLCSKVIAQEIDVKLGPNEIGENQAWTITITVSNERLQSYDDFPDIEGFQKRGTSSSSSTQIINGQISSSQSITMTYVPQRQGQVNVPAFTMTVNGKKISSPGTTVKVGAPVQRQRSRDPFRSLFDRDPFDDFGGRGETEFIDIDEDAFLALTTNKKEIYVGEGVTATLSFFVAESNRAPLQFYELGKQLSGILKDLRPENCWEENFNIENINGESVEINRKRYTQYKIYQGAFYPLNAENINFPQVGLEMIKYKVARNPSFFGQNRQEDFKTFYSKPKTVKVKQLPPHPLKDQVAVGDYHLSEDINQTETETGQSFSYQFGIYGEGNVSAVNKPMIDSDNNFDFYEPNVTQNINRRGGRVTGSKSFSYYGIPKEPGEYKLGDYFQWVFFNPNNGKYDTLKSEKVLSVIGESKKNESIQSNDLGSFYDEIEFADNTLESLDNDDWIQLLANLLILGMLVTSAVIFLKK